From the Alteromonas sp. CI.11.F.A3 genome, the window TTGTAACAAGGTATTTGTATTGTCTTGAAATAACTCCTTTTTTGTTTTCTATTTGCATGTGTTGAAGTCATACTTTTAGGAAATTATATGTTCGAATGGAATGGCGATAGAAAACAGCTTCTATCAGTGTTATGGATTTTTCTCTCAGTTAACTATATCTACTGCGACATATTTTCTCTTCACCACGCAGAGACGCTCAAAGGGTTTATTGCCGGCGAAATCGGAGGTATGAAGCTTACGGAAGAGTTTTTGCTTTCCTTTGCGTTTATCATGCAAATCCCCATGGCAATGATAGTTTTGTCACGGGTTTTGGTGTTTCGTATTAACAAGTATCTCAATATTGTTGCAGCTTTAATAACTGGCTCAATACAAAGCTACACCCTTTATATGGGCGGCACCCTTCACTATGTGTTTTTTAGTATTATAGAAATAAGTACCGCTATACTCATACTTTATCTAGCGGTCACGTGGCGCGAAGCGGATGCAGTTAAGAACCGCACCGCATAACAAAAAAATCAAGTTCGCCCGCTGCGCGGGCTGGGACGCATACACGCAGGGCGGCTTCGCCATTATGCCCTGCGCGCCTGCGCCCCTTATTTAAAAGTTATGCCCTTCTGGAAAACGAATGTCTTCGAAAAGCAATTTCATATTAATGGCTGAATACAATAAATGGATGAACGCTTCTATCTATTCTGCTGCGTCGAATTTAAGCTCAGTGGAACTTGCCAAGGATAGAGGGGCTTTCTTTGGATCTATCATCGGTACACTCAATCATATCGTGGTGGCAGATATAATTTGGCTTAAACGTTTTGCCACTCATCCCAAAGCTTTTACAGCATTAGATTCGTTAGCATCGAAGCCTAAACCTGAAAAACTAGACACACTTCTGTTCTCAGAACTCGCCCTGCTTAAACAAGAAAGGGTAAATCTGGATAATACAATCTTGAATTTTGTTAATCAGCTTTCCGAGGGCGTTTTAGCAAGTGACCTAAACTATCAAAATATGGGAGGCGTCTCGTATTCAAAATGCTTCGCACATCTATTGCTGCATTTCTTTAATCATCAAACTCATCATCGTGGACAGGTGTCTACACTGTTGTCACAACTTGGTGTAGATTTAGGCGTCACGGATTTGCTAGTTAAAATACCCAATGCGTAAAGGGCATAACAAAAAAATTAAGTCACTCACTTCGTTCGCTGGGACGCAAACACGCGGGGCGGCTTCGCCATTATGCCCCACATGTCTGCGCCCCTTATTTAAAAGTTAGGCGTCATTTACTAACAGCATTAAAAAGTAAGTTCAGCAGTGACATTTCAGCATCAAGGTTGTTTCACTAGGTTGTCTTCGTGGCTAGCTTTCTCAGTTGTTTAAATGACTTTAGCAACGCGGATTTTATCAACACAGCAACGCCAACAGTCAACACTACAAGTTGTCTAAACTCGCTCTTTTATCCAGCAATGTCCTTAACATCTGGCATTTCGCACAGGGTTGTTTTATCTTAATTTCAATAATTTAAATAAGTGGCCTTATCGGCTAGTGGTGGCAGCAAAGCTGCGTACTTTCCTTTGTACGCCTAACAAAACGCTGTTGGCACTCCCTTCGGTCGCTGGGACGCTAACACGTGGGCTGGCTCGCTTCGCTCGGATTTTAGCCCACGTGCTAGCGCCCCAAAGCTTAGCGTTATGCGATAAGGATATCGATTTGAATTTTTTGGTAGTTATAGCAAGCTCTAGGTCTGATGGTAATACTGCAAAGTTATCCCATGTTATTGCAGATAGTCTTCAAGCCCAGACCGTTGATCTTCAAAAGTTATCAATTTCATATTTTGATTACGAAAATCGCAATAAATCTGATGACTTTATTCCGTTAATTGAACGCATAGTGTCATCAGACTTTGTTGTATTCGCTACGCCTGTATACTGGTATTCCATGTCGGCACAGATGAAAACCTTCTTTGACCGTATTACTGATTTGCTAACAGTAAACAGAGAACTAGGGCGAAAGCTGCGGGGTATGCCAATATCGGTAGTTGCTACAGGTACAGATGCGGAATTGCCTTCTAGTTTCAAAAGCCAATTCGAGCTAATCTCTGGCTACCTAGGGCTGGTCTATCACGAACCTCTCTATTGTTGCTGTCCGGATGAATTCAGCCTTCAGCAACACCAGCAGGCAATCCAAGGTTATCTTAACAAAATCGCATAACAAACTGCTGTAGTCGCTCGCGGGCTCGCTGGGACGCAAACACATGGGCTGCGTCGCTTCGCTCCTAAATTTTAGCCCATGTGTCTCCGCCCCTAAGCAGGGCGTTAGGCGTCATTTACTTACAGCTTAAAAAAGGGGGTCAATCGTGACATTCCAGCATAAAGGCTGTTTCACTAGGTTGTCTTTGCGGCTAGCTTTTCGGTAGTTTCAACGGCTTTAGCAACGCGCTTTTCATCAACACCGCAACGCCAACATTCAACATCACTAGCTTTCTAAACTCGCTCATTTATCCAGCAATGTCGTTAACATCTGGCATTTCGCACAGGGTTGTTTTATCTTAAATTTAATAATTTAAACATGCGGTCTAATTGGCTAGTGGTGGCAGCAGAGCTGCGTACTTTCAGTTGTACGCCTAACAAAACGCTGTTGGCACTCCCTTCGGTCGCTGGGACGCTAACACGGGGCCGCTTCGCGATTATAGCCCCATGTTAGCGCCCCAAAGCTTAAAGTTAGGTGATAAGTGGAGAGTCTAAGAACAAGCCTTTTTTTATGTGGCGCTTTCTCTTATTTGTATTTTTTATATAAATACGTCAATGCACTCGACCTAGTTTGCAAAGAGTTGAAGTCGCAAGACAATTTAAAGGTTTTTGGTATAACGGTAGAGCCGACAAAGTTAATTTTACTTGCAACTCCCAAGCTGACTGCTACGTTGATAAGTCGCTCGTATATGAAAGGTCGTCAAAGTGATTCGAGTTTTGTGTGCGCTCATAATTTGGCAAGAAAATACTTTTTAGCTATGGCTTTCTCTGCGCTTTCTTCGTTTTTATTGGTAGTTTTGCTCAAGGATGTTTGAGATGTCACCTAACAACTCAATAAACTCGCTCACTACGTTCGCTGGGACGCATACACGCAGGGCGGCTTCGCCATTATGCCCCACGCGCCTGCGCCCGTTATTGAAAAGTTATATTTTTCAAGGAAGACAATGAGATCAACGCTTTTATTAGTCATCGTTTTTTCTGTTCAAGCGTATGCATCAAGAGTTATTGACGCCACGAGTCTTACTACCAACCTAGCTGATAATTTAGGTTTTGATGTCATAAAAACTAAGGATAAATTTGGTTTAACTATTGAGCTGAAAGGTCCTAGTGAACTCGATGGTTCTTGTAAGCCTCTTGCGGCTGGTCATTTTGTTATTAAAAATGACGAAGAAGTATCAGCTTTTATTGGTAGTGCTCACCCCAGTGAACCCCAATCTACTAGTTTTATTGCCGACGCAAATAACACTGAGTTGGTTGCTTTTATTGATTACCAGTGTGAAAGCACGTCCAAAAGGTATACTGTTTCTAGTAATGAATAAGCACAAATATAACAACTCAATAAACTCGCTCACTACGTTCACTGGGACGCATACACGCAGGGCGGCTTCGCCATTATGCCCTACGTGCCTGCGCCCGTTATTGAAAAGTTAGGTGCTTCAATGGCATTCAAACCACCTTTCCATGAACAAATACTAGAACTCGCTTTGACTATGACCAACGAGCCTTCAACAAAAGTTTACTGGGAAGCACATAATAAGCTTAGAGTCATTTGCGAAACTCACAAGAACTCAGCTCTAGATCACCCGTTTCAGTGGGAAACTCTTGCTGACTTCACTGTGGATAGTGAAGTGAAATTAGCTGTGTATTTAAAGGCTCTTGAATTAGCGCAAAAGTACAACCTGCTTTCATACGTTGTATCGGTTGCTACAGAGATCTCGGAATTATACTTGGAGCAAAATGACAATGACCATGCAATGATTTATTCTAAAATCGCAAAGACTGCCACTCTACAGATGGAAGTATAAAAAGTTGATTAAAGGTTGGTTTAGGCACGCACCTAACAAAAAAATCAAGTCACTCACTTCGTTCGCTGGGACGCATACATGAGGGGCGGCTTCGCCATTATGCCCCACATGCCTGCGCCCCTTATTTAAAAGTTAAATGCCTATGAGTATCAGAACAACACTTTTAATTTTTTTCTGTTTGTTTAGCTCGAAAATAATTGCGAACGGTTGTGAAAGTTCAGTTGCTACGAAAGACTTCACATCAATTCTTTCAAACTGTGTCACAAAGAATGATCCGAACCAACGCAACCAACTGGCGATTTTGCAGAAGAATGTAATTCACCAATTTGGTTCGTTGGATAGCAAGCCAGAGTTTATTCAAAGTTTGTATGAGCAAGCCAAACAAGGAAATAAACGAGCTCAGCATACTTATGGACTTATTTGTTATTTTTTCTACACGCCAACATATCAGGAATGGAAAGGTATACCACCAAATACAAGCTTTACCGCAAATAATACCGAGTATCGTCAATTCCAATTAGAAAGAGAAAGTATTTCAAATGAATGCAAGGAATGGATCACGAAGTCAGGTCTTCAAACAAAATGGTAAAGGATGTTTTAAGAAGGCATTTAACAAGGCGCTTAACTCGTTCCCTTCGGTCACTGGGACACAAACACGCGGCGGCTTCGCCATTTTCGCCGCATGTTTGCGCCCGTTAGCTTAGCGTTAGGTGCTTCAGGGTAGGCTCTATTGATTTCAGTTTTCTTAATCTCTTTAGCTATTTGGGTTGTCTTTTTTCTAATAGCAGCCAAGGTCAATAAACGGCTCTCGACATTGGGGAACGTATTATTTTATTTAGCCTCTTTTGTCTTATTTATACTTTATGGCTACTATTTTGAAGCATCGGAATATGGCAGGGTGAATAGGCAACGTGAACTTATTATCACACTAGTAATTGTTTATTCATTGCCAATTTTTATTACTGGTTGCATTGTCAAGCTCGTGGACCGACACTGCAGCAGTCTTAGTTATTTCATAGGTGCTGTCTTGGCTGCATTAATCAGTTTGGTTTGGCCGTTTTTCTCTTTGGTTACATCGTGCGAAATTGGCTCAGACTGCATTTAGTATTTCTAGACTCTCTGATACGGAGGCTTAATCAGTACGCACCTAACAAACAACTGTAGCCGTTCGCTGGCGCTCACTGGGACAATAACAAGCAGGCTCAGTCGCTCCGCTCCAAGTTTAGCCTGCGTGTTATTGCCCCTAAGTTGGGCGGTTAGTTGCCTAGGGAGATTGTCTTTGATACCGGAGTATTGGAAAAATTTCATCATTAAAAATGAATTAGTGGGCGAATACTGTGAAATTCCAGAATCCGCTGATTTGTCAGAGTTAGATGGTGGTAACCTTAAGCTACTCGATGAATATCAAATTCTAAATGAGGCTAACGAGTTTTATCCTGGAATCGCAGTAAAGAAATTTGGGTACATTCCTGTTGCTAGTTGCTCACTAGGTTCCGGTGATCCATATTTCATAAACATAAATGATGGCGTTAATGGAAACTTGTATAGAATTTATCACGATGCTGAAATGATTGATGATGAATCTTACAATATGGATGAAGCCGCTAATGTAGTACTAGCTGATTACGCAGATTTACTGAAATACCTCTGCAAAAACGGCAACTAACAAACGCCTCAACAAAGGACGCAAGATGCTTGGCTTGCGTCACTTCGTTCCTAATTTTAGCCAAGCATCTTGCGCCTGTTAGGCGGGCGTTGGTATGACTCCCCTTGTCAATAAAAACCGAGTGTCTCCCTGACATTTTTTCGGTCCATAATTAGCTGTGTTCTTACTCATATTAAATGAGCTAACGCACCGGATGAGGCAGTAATGTCGTCGGTTGTCATGGCGAGTGTCGCCCCAGTGGTATTAATGGATTATTCACCTTTCAGTGAACAGCGCCTACCTTACTCACTCCGCCGTATCCCGGTGACCGCTCAGCCTTTCTCATCAGTCTATGCTCGTGGGTCAATAACCGTTAAGTTATTGCCATCATAACGCCCTCGTAGGTTGTGCCACATTCCGCGGCCTGATCCGAATGCGTTAGCTCAAACTCGCTTATCATGCAGGTACTCTGCTCAATCTCAATTTTGGATTAACTGGCGTAAGCACCACTTCTTTAGCGATAGCCCATATGTAGGCTGCCATCTCTCTGGCTATTGCGGTGATAATGAGATTGTAATACTTACCTTTTTTACTCATTCGCTGGTAGCGTTTGCACAGACGAAGCTGTGCTTTCCACGCAATATCGACGATGTCTTTGGGTAGCCCTTCTTGGCGAATTTGAATATCCGTCGAGATATTGGCTGGATAGCGATAACTATGTGCGCCCTCAATGAGTAAGCGCCTAGCTCTACCATTCCCACATTTGGTTATTGCGCCTAAGTGCCGTTTTCCACCAGAGGAATGTTCGCTGGGTACCAAGCCTAAATAAGCCATGAGCTTTCTAGGATGGTCGAAGCGGTGTAAATCTCCAAGTTCAGCAACAACCCCAACCGCCACTAGCAGCCTCACACCACGCATGGCTTGGATCGCTTTAACGACAGGATAATAACGCCACTGGTGTACATGATGGGTTAGCTCATTATCCAGCCTTTCTAAGCGGCGGATCCGCTCTTCAATAGTCTGCAACTGTTCCTGCAATACGATTTGCTGCGCCGGATGAGGTAATATCAGTTCAGTCAGCCACCGCAGATGTTTCTTCGACCAATTAGCAGTGCCTTCATACCGAATATTGTTTCTCAGCAGCAGCGCTTTGAGTTGGTATTTGGCTTCTTTTAAATCTTTCATCGCAAGCTCTCGAGCGCGGGATAAATCTCTTACCGCTCCATCTTCAGGCTCAGGAACATAGATAGGTGTAAGATCTTCCGACTTTAGTAACTTCACTAATTTAAGTGCATCACGGCGGTCAGTCTTAATCCGTTCACCAGGCTTTTTGGGTATAAGGGACGGCGCTACAACATAGCAACAATGCCCTAAACTTGTGATAAGTCGGTAGATCCAATATCCACATGGCCCTGCTTCATACACCACATGAATTGTCGCGCCCGGATACTTCGATTCAAACTGACGGATAAGCTTTTTGACGCTGACTTTTGAAGAAGGAATGCGGCCATAGTGCACCGCACTTACTCCACGCTGCTCTTCACAATAAGCTACTTCGTGAAATTCTTTGTGAGTATCTAATCCTAAAAAAACTATGCTATGTTTGTTCATGCTAGCCTCCAAATGATTTAGTCTTAAGCAAACTAATAATGGACTCCGGCCGGCGCTCCGGTGGCTGAAAAGTTAACCCACGAAAATGCGGAGGCTAGCATTTCTCAGGGAGTCATTGTGTCTATGCACCTAGGAGACATCGATAGTGATTTCACACATTACGTTAGGAACTAACGATCTCAATAAAGCTATTGGGTTTTATGACCAAATTCTCGGTCTAATCGCTGCAAAACAAGTAGCAAAAACCGAAGACGTTGTGTTTTATGCATTTCCAGGCTCTGATACAAAGTTATCCATTACTAAACCACACAATGAAAACCCTGCGACATTCGGTAATGGAACCATGTTGGCACTCAAAGTTAACAGTAATGAACTTGTTAAAGAGATCTATCAGTTAGCAATCAGCCTAGGCTCGATTAGCGAAGGAAAGCCTGGCCCGCGAAATGATAATGCTTATTTTGCTTCTTACATTCGGGATTTGGATAATAATAAAATCGCGGTTTTTCATAGAGATGACAGTATAAGTGCATAACAAACGCATAAACACTCGCTTCGCTCGCGGGGGACAAATACACGTAGGCACCCCTCGCTCTGCTCGGTATTTTAGCCTACGTATATTTGCCCGTTATGTGCCAAAAGGAATTTGAATGCGCAAGAATAGTCAACTAATAATCGCTGGCAGTTTAAGCATCTTGGCTGCATTACTTCATATTAGTTGTATTTTCGGCGGTCCTGACTGGTATCTCTTTTTTGGTGCTGGTCAACGAATGGCTCAGCTCGCTGCTCAGGGCGACCCGTATCCCACAATTGCCACTTTGGTTATTGCTTCAATTCTTACCGGCTGGGGCTTATATGCTTTTTCTGGTGCAGGCATCATCGTTAAATTACCACTACTAAAAACCTGTTTAGCGTTAATCACTGCCATCTATTTGTTGCGTGGCATCGCAGGTTTAGTTGGTCCATTTCTAACCTCAGACCCTGTGGTACATCAAAATTCAATAACATTTTGGTTAGTAAGCTCAATTGTATGCTGTATTTATGGTACGTTTTATTTATTGGGCACAGTAAAGTTATGGCGGCAGTAGAAAGTGTGCTGGCACATAACAAAAAAATTAAGTCACTCACTTCGTTCGCTGGGACGCATACATGCGGGGCGGCTTCGCCATTATGCCCCACATGCCTGCGCCCCTTATTTAAAAGTTATGCGCTCAAAAAATTACGCTAGCAATCCGTAACCCCTGAGGTTACAATGGAACCATGATTAAGAGTTTTATACATAAAGGCCTTCAGAAGTTTTACGCTAAAGGAACCACTTCAGGAATTCAGAAAAAGCACGAAAAAAAGCTTCGTCTTATTCTGTCGAATCTCGATCAAGCCGAAACACCTGATGACATGGATTTACCCGGCCTTCATATGCACAAACTCAAAGGTAACAGAAATGATATTTGGTCTGTCCGGGTAAGTGGAAACTGGAGAGTTACATACCGCTTTGTTGGACGAGATGTTGAAATCGTTAATTACGAGGATTATCACTAATGAATATGCATAACCCTGCGCACCCCGGTGAGATACTCAAAGATCTTGTTATTGATGCTCTAGAACTGACCATTACTGACGTAGCGCAACATTTAGATGTGAGCCGTAAAACATTATCGAAAGTTCTTAATGGTAAAGGGGCTATCACCCCAGAGATGGCTCTTCGTCTTGAACTCGTTTTCGGTAAGCCGTCTGCGGCCCATTGGCTTCGTTTGCAAAATGCTTTTGATTTGTGGCAAACAAGACAACATCAAAGCTCTTTGCATGTCTCACCGTATAATATGGCTGCGGTGTAAAACGCGCATAACAAAAAAATCAAGTTCGCCCGCTGCGCGGGCTGGGACGCAAACATAAGGGTCTGAAACTCTTTTTCGAAAAAGGGAAAACCTCAGGCATACAAACTAAGCATGCGAAAAAGCTTCGTATGCAGTTAGCAGCTATTCATACCGCACAAGATATTGATGACATTAATCTACCTGGTTTTTCTCTCCATCAACTCAAGGGAGAAAGATCTAACATTTGGTCAATATCAGTAAACGGTAATTGGAGAGTAACTTTCGAGTTCACGGATGGTAATGCTTACATCTTAAATTACGAGGATTATCACTAATGAATATGCATAACCCACCACATCCAGGTGAATTTATTGAGTCCATTTACATGGAGCCACATGGTATAAGTTGCAGATCACTAGCTACCCATCTTGGTGTTGCAGCTTCAACACTAAATCGTGTTGTAAAGGGCAAAAGTGCAGTAACGCCAGAAATGGCCTTAAGGCTATCAAAAGTATTGGGGCGCAGCCCTGAAAGTTGGCTTAGCATGCAAGACAATTATGAGCTTTGGCAAGCGAAAAAGAAAATTAACTTGGATAATGTAGAGCCAATAGATCTGCATGCAGCCTAACAAAAAAATTAAGCTCGCCCGCTGCGCGGCCTGGGACGCAAACATGTGGCTGTTTCGCTTCGCTCAGATTTTAGCCCACATGCCTGCGCCCCTTATCTAGAAGTTATATTCAAAAAGGAATTTTATGAAATCTTTATTTTTTACACTTTCTATTTTACTTATTGCTGGCTGCGCCAGTGTAGATGAAAACTTGGTATTGAATGGAAAGTCTGCTGCTTCACTCGAAAACGATATAAACACCATCGTAGAATCTCTACCAAACAGGAAAAAACATGAGTTCATGATTGCTCTGCTATCTATACAGATGGATGTAACTCAAAGCCCATTGGCTTTTTTGGGTAACCCAGATGGCAACGCCGTAAATTACGAATTACTATCCCAGCACTTAGATGGCCTAAATTACAAGCAGGTGCTAGAGCTTGCATCTAAATCAAAAGCTTCGGTCGAAGTCTTAACAAATTGAATATAACAACTCAATCAACACTCTCACTACGTTCGCTGGGACAAAAATACGTAGGCTCTCAGCGCTTCGCTTGGTAATGTAACCAAAATATATTTGCCCGTTGTGTGGGTAAGACCAACGTTCAAATTGTAGACAAAAGATAAGGAGTTCTTTTTTAACATGAGTATTTGGCAAATTATTATTTTTATTGTGCTTTTCAGTCTAACGCTTCTACCAGTAATAATTGCGTTAACATCAAAAAAAGCCAAAGGGGTACACAAATTAGGTTGGT encodes:
- a CDS encoding DUF6326 family protein; protein product: MFEWNGDRKQLLSVLWIFLSVNYIYCDIFSLHHAETLKGFIAGEIGGMKLTEEFLLSFAFIMQIPMAMIVLSRVLVFRINKYLNIVAALITGSIQSYTLYMGGTLHYVFFSIIEISTAILILYLAVTWREADAVKNRTA
- a CDS encoding DinB family protein, with amino-acid sequence MSSKSNFILMAEYNKWMNASIYSAASNLSSVELAKDRGAFFGSIIGTLNHIVVADIIWLKRFATHPKAFTALDSLASKPKPEKLDTLLFSELALLKQERVNLDNTILNFVNQLSEGVLASDLNYQNMGGVSYSKCFAHLLLHFFNHQTHHRGQVSTLLSQLGVDLGVTDLLVKIPNA
- a CDS encoding NAD(P)H-dependent oxidoreductase; this encodes MNFLVVIASSRSDGNTAKLSHVIADSLQAQTVDLQKLSISYFDYENRNKSDDFIPLIERIVSSDFVVFATPVYWYSMSAQMKTFFDRITDLLTVNRELGRKLRGMPISVVATGTDAELPSSFKSQFELISGYLGLVYHEPLYCCCPDEFSLQQHQQAIQGYLNKIA
- a CDS encoding IS110 family transposase, whose protein sequence is MNKHSIVFLGLDTHKEFHEVAYCEEQRGVSAVHYGRIPSSKVSVKKLIRQFESKYPGATIHVVYEAGPCGYWIYRLITSLGHCCYVVAPSLIPKKPGERIKTDRRDALKLVKLLKSEDLTPIYVPEPEDGAVRDLSRARELAMKDLKEAKYQLKALLLRNNIRYEGTANWSKKHLRWLTELILPHPAQQIVLQEQLQTIEERIRRLERLDNELTHHVHQWRYYPVVKAIQAMRGVRLLVAVGVVAELGDLHRFDHPRKLMAYLGLVPSEHSSGGKRHLGAITKCGNGRARRLLIEGAHSYRYPANISTDIQIRQEGLPKDIVDIAWKAQLRLCKRYQRMSKKGKYYNLIITAIAREMAAYIWAIAKEVVLTPVNPKLRLSRVPA
- a CDS encoding VOC family protein, whose protein sequence is MISHITLGTNDLNKAIGFYDQILGLIAAKQVAKTEDVVFYAFPGSDTKLSITKPHNENPATFGNGTMLALKVNSNELVKEIYQLAISLGSISEGKPGPRNDNAYFASYIRDLDNNKIAVFHRDDSISA
- a CDS encoding type II toxin-antitoxin system RelE/ParE family toxin, whose translation is MIKSFIHKGLQKFYAKGTTSGIQKKHEKKLRLILSNLDQAETPDDMDLPGLHMHKLKGNRNDIWSVRVSGNWRVTYRFVGRDVEIVNYEDYH
- a CDS encoding HigA family addiction module antitoxin, which produces MNMHNPAHPGEILKDLVIDALELTITDVAQHLDVSRKTLSKVLNGKGAITPEMALRLELVFGKPSAAHWLRLQNAFDLWQTRQHQSSLHVSPYNMAAV
- a CDS encoding type II toxin-antitoxin system RelE/ParE family toxin yields the protein MGRKHKGLKLFFEKGKTSGIQTKHAKKLRMQLAAIHTAQDIDDINLPGFSLHQLKGERSNIWSISVNGNWRVTFEFTDGNAYILNYEDYH
- a CDS encoding HigA family addiction module antitoxin, which encodes MNMHNPPHPGEFIESIYMEPHGISCRSLATHLGVAASTLNRVVKGKSAVTPEMALRLSKVLGRSPESWLSMQDNYELWQAKKKINLDNVEPIDLHAA
- a CDS encoding DUF6694 family lipoprotein translates to MKSLFFTLSILLIAGCASVDENLVLNGKSAASLENDINTIVESLPNRKKHEFMIALLSIQMDVTQSPLAFLGNPDGNAVNYELLSQHLDGLNYKQVLELASKSKASVEVLTN